The Magnetococcales bacterium nucleotide sequence GCTACAGTTTGCAAAAAATCAGTGCTCAACACCACCCTCTTCGATCTCCACCGCCCGCTTGAAGAAGGCCACCGCTTCGTCGTGGCGGCCCATCTGCTCCAGGGTGAAGCCCAGGGATTGATACACCTTCGCTTCCGTCGGGCGAATCTGCAACGCCGCCTCAAACGCCGCCACCGCGCCATCATAATCCTGTAAATTGTCCTTGGCGATGCCCAGGCGATAGTTCAAATTAAAATTTTCCGGGTTCTCCACCACCGCCTTCTCCAACGTCGCCGCCGCTTGGCCATAATCCTTGATCTGGATATAAGCCATGCCCAAAATCGAATTCACCTTCGCACTCGCACCATGCTTGGAAGAAGCCCGCTCCAATAAATCTATCCCATCCCGGGTGCGCTCCATCTTCAGATAACAAAATCCCAAATGAAACATCGCCTCCGGATCCTCCGGAGAAGCCCCCAAAACACGCTCCAACAACGGCGCCGCCTGGAGATACCTGCCCCGCTTGGTGTGGGTCACCCCCTTGCTGCGAAAATAATCCACCCGACGACCCTCATCCATCGTAAACAACGAGGCATACCCACGCATCGCCGAACCCATCACCTTCCGCACCACACTGCCCACCGTATGAAACGCCAACCCCAACTCATCCAACGGATTGACCCGCAAGTTCTTATCACTCATGACCACTACCTCCGGTCGATTCTACAACTGGAAAGAAACATTCAGATTCAAGATCAAGATGACGGCCAAGATCAAAAGATATAGCCATTTCACTTGAGAATGGCGCCTGTACCCCCCTTTTTCGTCATCCCCGCGAATGCGGGGATCCAGGAGTTTGCGCGTGCCCTGCTGGATTCCCGCATTCGCGGGAATGACGGCAAAAAATCGCCGCAGGTGCCATTCTCAGTTGGAATTACTATAAAAGCCAAGATCAAGGTCAAAACAAAGATCAACAGATGAAAATCAAGATCAAGGCCAAAACAAAGATCAAAACCAAGACCTTGGGGGCTTCGCCCCCAATCCCCCGGGGGGGTTGAAAATCAAAAGATTAAGATCAAAATAAAAAGATTAAGATCAAAATCAAAACCTTGGGGGAGGGAACTCCCCCAAACCCCTACCTTTTTTTAATAGTATAAAGTCAAAAGCCTACTTTGTGATTGTATGACACGCCTCGCACGGACCCCTATCCTGATGCGGACTCCGCGCACCCACCTTGATCACAGGAGGCGGCAACACAATCCCATCCGGATCCGGTACAATATGACCCGTCGTCCCAATCGGATGACAATTCGTGCACGGGCCCCGATACGGATGCGGCACAATATCACCCGCCAAAATCATCGGAGCCGTCTCCACCTGAGCCATCCCCAAATCCGGCGTCAAACCACCCCGAACCGACAACATATACCCCTTGATCTCACCATCCCGATAAACCGTCATCGATACCTGCTGACGATTCCGAACCCGAATCGTCTCCTGCAACATCCCCTTCAACGAATTCACCGGACGACCATCAATCGCAATCAAAACATCCCCAGCCAAAATCCCCGATCCACCCGCCGCCAAACTCACCTCATCCACCATCAAACCCTGCAACGACTCCGGCAACTTCATCTTTTCCTTAATCTCACTATCCAACGGCAAAGCCTCCAAACCCTGCCAATGGGCCTCGGAAATCTGAATCCCCGGCACAATAAAACTCCCCCGACTCGCACTCCGCGCCGGACGACCAGAGCCAGCATTCCCACCAGGCACCACAATCGGCACCGGCGCACGCACCACCGTATCCTTGCCCGGCATCTGGGCCCGTAACCCCGAAGCACTCCCCCGCAAATCCCGCCGCGCAATCAGGTTGTTGCCACCGTTCGGAGCCTGAACCGGTTGCACCATCGCCACCGTCTGACCCAGAGCCTGCCCCCCCTGGGGCACCCCAGCCCCACCCTGCACCCCAGCCGACTCCTTTACCGGCAGCGCTTCATAATCAGGGCTGTCGAACAGGTTGAAAACCAACAATCCCAAAACACCCAGAATTCCCACCGATAAAATTTCCGGACCGCCCAACCTCATGCCACCACCATTCGGCCCGCAATCGCAAACATCAACACCGCATAAAACCAACGCAACACATCCAACCGCACCACCGTGGTGAGCCACGCCCCCACCAAACCCCCAAACCACGCCCCCGGCACCAATATCAACGCCATCACAACCGGCTGTTCCCAAACAAAAGCCCCGCTCTGCACCCCATGCAACATCGCGACCAGAGAACCGACAATCGAAGCAAAAAAGACCAGTACCGCGCTGTTGGCAATGGCATTTCTAAGAGGCACCCCCGCCACATAACGCTGCAACGGCACCTCCACCACCCCGCCTGTAATGCCCAAAATACCGCTGATAATCCCCATGGGCAGACCCAAAATACCCGCCTGCATTAAAGGATGATTTCCCGCCACCCCCCCATCCGCCCGCTCTGGCCGACTTCCCAAATAAGGCCTCAGCCAACCAAAAACACCCCCCTTGCGACCACTCGATTCCGCCAGCTCCACCAACATCTTGATACCCAACAAAAACGCAAAAACCCCCAACAGATAGTGAATCACGTTGGAGCGCAAAATATTCCCGACAAAATAGCCAATCACCACCCCGGCCATCGCCCAAGGCACCAAAGGCCGTATCGCTTCCCAACGAAACAGCTCATCCCGCCGATAGCGTAACGAAGCTGCGCCATACATGAAAATATTGGTGAGATAGGCCACCGGACGCACCAGCAGCAACCCGTAGCCAAAGACTGAAATCAACCCGGTCACCTTGATGATGCCCCCGCCCATGGTCATCATTCCCCCGCTGACACCGGAGACAAAACCGAGCAAAAGAAGGCCGATAAAGGTGCTGATTGGGTACCCAAAAACCCGCAACGCCGGCCCATGTTCCCCGGTGCCGGCGCCGCTAGTTGCTGCTTGTGCGGCGTGTGGCCGCTTGGTCAAGTCCAGTCCCAATAAACTTCGGGCCCGATCCCACCAGTCATCTGCCGTGCGCCGGGTTCGGGCTGAAGTCACTCCCGGATCACCCGGTGGACCACGCACCCCGTCTCCAACAGCCATCTGTGCCGCCACCGTCAGCGCTGTCCCCGCCTGGCCTGTTCCAGCCACAACCCCCTGCCCCAGAGCGATCCCAAGCCCCCCGGGCTCCTGCAAACCACCCCCGCCATTCCAGCCATTGCCGGCCCCCTTCAACGCCGCAATCACCCCCGGGGGAAATTTCACCACATCTGAAAAATGGGTCACCAGCACATGTACCGGCACCGCATAGCCTTGCAACAGACCGTTGGGGCCTTGCACCGCCACGTTGATTCCCATCAACCGGCCTTTGCCATCCACCAGCGGGCCACCGCTCTGGGCCCAGTGATAGACCGTACCGGTGGGAATCAAGTGGGTCAGCTGCGCCTTGCCTACGTTGATCTGGGCCAACCCCTGCCCCATGGAGACTGTGCCTCGGCGATAGAGCACCTGGGTGCCGTCGGGGTCTCCCCAGGCGGTCACTGCGCTGCCATCCCGCAGGGTTTTGGAGTTGCCGGGAATCAGATAGGGAAAGAGATCCCGGCTGGCGATTTTCAAAA carries:
- a CDS encoding tetratricopeptide repeat protein; protein product: MSDKNLRVNPLDELGLAFHTVGSVVRKVMGSAMRGYASLFTMDEGRRVDYFRSKGVTHTKRGRYLQAAPLLERVLGASPEDPEAMFHLGFCYLKMERTRDGIDLLERASSKHGASAKVNSILGMAYIQIKDYGQAAATLEKAVVENPENFNLNYRLGIAKDNLQDYDGAVAAFEAALQIRPTEAKVYQSLGFTLEQMGRHDEAVAFFKRAVEIEEGGVEH
- a CDS encoding PDZ domain-containing protein; amino-acid sequence: MRLGGPEILSVGILGVLGLLVFNLFDSPDYEALPVKESAGVQGGAGVPQGGQALGQTVAMVQPVQAPNGGNNLIARRDLRGSASGLRAQMPGKDTVVRAPVPIVVPGGNAGSGRPARSASRGSFIVPGIQISEAHWQGLEALPLDSEIKEKMKLPESLQGLMVDEVSLAAGGSGILAGDVLIAIDGRPVNSLKGMLQETIRVRNRQQVSMTVYRDGEIKGYMLSVRGGLTPDLGMAQVETAPMILAGDIVPHPYRGPCTNCHPIGTTGHIVPDPDGIVLPPPVIKVGARSPHQDRGPCEACHTITK
- a CDS encoding TSUP family transporter; this translates as MDQKPIKPLNVPFCRQQWKIPALILTVVCLALFAWGIHLMRDHYDELDGFGMSDNSSWPGTTTAEPQVNAAQVRAQLNLGPVDSVVRPSVVNIAGMKAGPGGSDRFVSAGSGVIVNSDGHVATAYHIIEGMREIMIRVQTPNGPRQYPAKIVKAVPRHDIAVLKIASRDLFPYLIPGNSKTLRDGSAVTAWGDPDGTQVLYRRGTVSMGQGLAQINVGKAQLTHLIPTGTVYHWAQSGGPLVDGKGRLMGINVAVQGPNGLLQGYAVPVHVLVTHFSDVVKFPPGVIAALKGAGNGWNGGGGLQEPGGLGIALGQGVVAGTGQAGTALTVAAQMAVGDGVRGPPGDPGVTSARTRRTADDWWDRARSLLGLDLTKRPHAAQAATSGAGTGEHGPALRVFGYPISTFIGLLLLGFVSGVSGGMMTMGGGIIKVTGLISVFGYGLLLVRPVAYLTNIFMYGAASLRYRRDELFRWEAIRPLVPWAMAGVVIGYFVGNILRSNVIHYLLGVFAFLLGIKMLVELAESSGRKGGVFGWLRPYLGSRPERADGGVAGNHPLMQAGILGLPMGIISGILGITGGVVEVPLQRYVAGVPLRNAIANSAVLVFFASIVGSLVAMLHGVQSGAFVWEQPVVMALILVPGAWFGGLVGAWLTTVVRLDVLRWFYAVLMFAIAGRMVVA